In Fluviicola taffensis DSM 16823, the following are encoded in one genomic region:
- a CDS encoding sigma-54-dependent transcriptional regulator, with product MKQLLIIDDEEKHRSLLARIIRSEGYEVFEAGDCESGLKKLAQKAINVILCDVKLPDGNGIDLVPKIKERFPDVEIILLTAFGNISDSVQAMKDGAFDYIVKGNDNDKIIPLLSRAFEKVELRKRVRDLEKRVGKKYTFDSIIGNSPSILKAIELARKVSTTDATVLLTGETGTGKEVFAEAIHFASGRSNNSFVALNCSAFSKEILESELFGHKQGSFTGAIKDQKGLIEEANGGTLFLDEIGEMPLELQAKLLRLLETSEYLKIGDTKPSHSNFRLIAATNRDLKKESEEQHFRSDLYFRLNVFQVELPSLNSRVKDIKPLTKHFVEQFSAKSNRKTLGIDEGFLEKLSLYSWPGNIRELKNIVERAVILAEMNTLTIDDLPPEIQFIQEQKNNTLSAFSMASVEKLHIQKVLNHAKGNKAEAARLLEIGIATLYRKIEEYKL from the coding sequence TTGAAGCAGCTTCTCATTATAGACGACGAAGAAAAACATCGTTCATTACTTGCCCGGATTATTCGATCCGAAGGTTATGAAGTATTTGAAGCTGGTGACTGTGAATCGGGACTAAAGAAATTGGCTCAAAAGGCAATCAATGTGATTTTGTGTGATGTAAAATTGCCAGACGGAAACGGCATAGATCTGGTGCCAAAAATCAAAGAACGCTTTCCGGATGTGGAAATCATTTTGCTCACTGCCTTCGGAAATATTTCTGATAGTGTGCAAGCCATGAAAGATGGAGCATTCGATTACATTGTCAAAGGAAATGACAACGACAAAATTATTCCTTTGCTTTCACGTGCATTTGAAAAAGTGGAGCTCAGAAAACGAGTGCGTGATTTGGAAAAACGCGTAGGCAAAAAATATACATTCGATTCCATCATCGGAAATTCGCCTTCTATATTGAAAGCAATCGAACTCGCACGAAAAGTTTCTACCACAGATGCTACGGTGTTGCTTACTGGTGAAACTGGAACTGGAAAAGAAGTCTTTGCTGAAGCCATTCACTTTGCAAGCGGTCGATCAAACAACAGTTTTGTAGCACTCAATTGCAGCGCATTTAGCAAGGAGATTCTCGAAAGTGAACTATTCGGCCACAAGCAAGGATCATTTACGGGAGCAATTAAGGATCAAAAAGGATTAATCGAAGAAGCCAACGGCGGAACTCTTTTCCTGGATGAAATCGGTGAAATGCCCTTGGAACTGCAGGCAAAACTTTTACGACTTTTGGAAACTTCCGAATACCTGAAAATCGGTGACACAAAACCAAGCCATTCCAATTTCAGGTTGATCGCTGCAACAAATAGAGATCTAAAAAAAGAATCAGAGGAGCAGCATTTTCGTTCCGATTTGTATTTCAGATTGAATGTTTTCCAGGTTGAACTGCCGTCGTTAAACAGTCGTGTGAAAGACATCAAACCATTAACCAAGCACTTTGTAGAGCAATTCTCGGCAAAATCGAATCGGAAGACTTTGGGAATTGACGAGGGTTTCCTTGAAAAATTAAGTTTGTATTCCTGGCCTGGAAATATTCGGGAATTAAAAAATATCGTAGAACGTGCTGTTATTTTAGCAGAAATGAATACATTGACTATAGATGATCTTCCTCCTGAAATTCAATTTATTCAGGAACAGAAAAACAATACCTTATCCGCTTTTTCAATGGCAAGCGTGGAGAAATTGCACATTCAGAAAGTATTGAACCACGCAAAAGGAAACAAAGCGGAAGCTGCACGTTTGTTGGAAATCGGTATTGCTACGTTATATCGGAAAATTGAGGAGTACAAGTTATAA
- a CDS encoding Osmosensitive K channel His kinase sensor, whose protein sequence is MTEKENNVQHFLDLIKRSRRGKFKIYIGMSAGVGKTYRMLQESHALLKSGIDVKIGYIETHDREETQSLLDGLPIIPRKHVFYKGKDVEEMDLQAIINLRPEVVIVDELAHTNIEGSKNKKRWQDILDILEAGINVISAVNIQHIESLNTQIRQITGIEVEERIPDSVLQMADEVVNIDLTSDELITRLKEGKVYKADKIQRALSNFFRSENILQLRELALKEVASQVERKVEIEVPSNVSFRHEKLLACISSNEKTAKKVIRKTARLSRYYNSKWFVLYVQIPAENNDKIPLDKQRHLINNFKLATELGAEVIRLEAKNVTDGIMQVAEEKKITTLCIGKPHFNLLKIILATSIFNKLLTKLVASDIDLVILS, encoded by the coding sequence ATGACAGAAAAAGAAAATAACGTCCAGCATTTCCTTGACTTAATCAAGCGATCCAGAAGAGGGAAATTCAAGATTTATATCGGAATGAGCGCCGGAGTTGGAAAGACTTATCGGATGCTCCAGGAATCTCATGCCTTGCTTAAAAGCGGTATTGACGTAAAGATCGGTTACATTGAAACACATGATCGCGAAGAAACCCAATCACTTTTGGACGGGTTACCCATTATTCCGAGAAAACATGTTTTTTATAAAGGGAAAGATGTAGAAGAAATGGATCTTCAGGCGATCATTAACCTCCGACCGGAAGTAGTGATTGTAGATGAATTGGCACATACCAATATTGAGGGGAGCAAGAACAAAAAGCGGTGGCAGGATATTTTGGATATTCTGGAAGCTGGAATCAACGTCATTAGCGCTGTAAATATTCAACACATAGAAAGTCTGAATACTCAGATCCGTCAAATCACCGGAATTGAAGTAGAAGAACGCATTCCGGACAGTGTTTTGCAAATGGCAGATGAAGTGGTGAATATTGATTTGACGTCTGATGAGTTGATCACCCGCCTGAAAGAAGGTAAAGTCTATAAAGCCGACAAAATACAACGGGCACTAAGTAACTTTTTCAGGTCGGAAAACATTCTTCAGTTGCGCGAATTGGCGTTGAAAGAAGTTGCCAGCCAGGTGGAGCGAAAAGTGGAAATAGAAGTTCCCTCCAATGTTTCCTTCCGACATGAAAAGCTATTAGCCTGTATCAGCAGCAATGAGAAAACGGCTAAGAAAGTGATCCGAAAAACGGCACGTCTGTCCCGTTACTACAACAGTAAATGGTTTGTCCTGTACGTCCAAATACCTGCTGAAAATAACGATAAGATTCCTTTGGATAAACAACGCCATTTGATCAATAATTTTAAATTGGCAACCGAATTAGGAGCGGAAGTCATTCGCCTGGAAGCAAAAAATGTAACGGATGGGATAATGCAGGTTGCAGAAGAAAAAAAAATCACCACCCTTTGTATCGGGAAACCGCATTTCAATCTGCTCAAGATCATCCTTGCTACATCCATTTTTAATAAACTACTCACTAAATTAGTTGCTTCGGATATTGATTTAGTTATACTTTCATAA
- the kdpB gene encoding potassium-transporting ATPase subunit KdpB — translation MSNQQISLFDRQLVKDALKESFIKLKPQIMWKNPVMFTVEIGTVVMLVVCIFILFGAGNQGGFGYNITIFLILLATLLFANFAEALAEARGKAQADSLRKTREETPAKQVLENGEIRNVNSSQLKKGDVFVCEADDIIPTDGEIIEGIATIDESAITGESAPVIREAGGDKSSVTGGTKVLSDKIKVQVTTEPGESFLDKMIALVEGASRQKTPNEIALTILLAAFTLIFIIVCVTLKPFADYANAPITIAAFISLFVCLIPTTIGGLLSAIGIAGMDRALRANVITKSGKAVETAGDIDVLLLDKTGTITIGNRKATAFYPSDGQDEKHLINCAVLSSLKDETPEGKSILELAQQLNCDVETLRKNATAATFIKFTAETRSSGIQLEGTTIRKGAFDAIRNIVESTGNTFPSETVTDVTTISSNGGTPLVVCENNQVVGVIELQDIIKPGILERFERLRKMGVKTVMVTGDNPLTAKFIAEKADVDDFIAEAKPEDKMAYIKKEQESGKLVAMMGDGTNDAPALAQADVGVAMNSGTQAAKEAGNMVDLDNDPTKLIEIVEIGKQLLMTRGTLTTFSIANDIAKYFAIVPALFIAAIPSLEGLNIMHLHSPESAILSAVIFNAIIIPALIPLALKGVAYKPIGASAILRRNLLIYGLGGVIIPFIGIKLLDLFVSLFI, via the coding sequence ATGAGCAATCAACAAATATCTTTATTTGACCGGCAGCTTGTTAAAGATGCCCTCAAAGAGTCTTTCATTAAATTGAAACCACAGATCATGTGGAAAAATCCGGTCATGTTCACGGTGGAAATCGGAACAGTGGTGATGCTGGTAGTCTGTATTTTCATTCTTTTCGGAGCTGGAAATCAAGGTGGTTTCGGTTACAACATAACCATCTTTCTAATTCTGCTCGCTACTTTGCTTTTCGCCAATTTCGCAGAAGCCCTTGCAGAAGCCCGAGGTAAAGCACAGGCAGATAGTTTGCGCAAAACACGTGAAGAAACTCCTGCAAAACAGGTGTTGGAAAACGGAGAAATCCGAAATGTGAACTCTTCTCAATTAAAAAAAGGAGATGTCTTTGTTTGTGAAGCTGATGATATTATTCCTACTGATGGGGAGATTATCGAAGGGATTGCAACCATTGATGAAAGTGCAATCACTGGTGAATCTGCTCCTGTGATTCGGGAAGCGGGTGGTGATAAAAGCAGCGTGACCGGTGGAACAAAAGTGCTATCTGACAAAATCAAAGTTCAGGTGACAACCGAACCAGGTGAAAGCTTCCTGGACAAAATGATTGCATTGGTTGAAGGTGCAAGCCGCCAGAAAACACCGAATGAAATTGCGTTAACCATTCTTTTGGCAGCGTTCACGCTCATCTTTATTATCGTGTGTGTTACTTTAAAGCCTTTTGCAGATTACGCAAATGCCCCGATTACTATTGCGGCATTCATTTCCTTGTTCGTTTGCCTGATTCCAACCACTATTGGAGGACTGCTTTCTGCCATCGGGATTGCAGGAATGGACCGTGCATTGCGCGCTAATGTCATTACCAAATCGGGAAAAGCAGTAGAAACTGCCGGAGACATTGATGTACTTTTATTGGATAAAACGGGAACGATCACAATCGGGAATCGAAAGGCAACCGCCTTCTATCCATCCGATGGTCAGGATGAAAAGCACCTGATAAACTGTGCGGTTTTATCATCTCTCAAGGACGAAACACCAGAGGGAAAATCGATTTTAGAGCTTGCTCAGCAGTTGAATTGTGATGTAGAGACATTGCGCAAAAATGCAACAGCAGCAACGTTTATCAAATTCACAGCAGAAACACGCAGTTCAGGAATTCAACTGGAAGGAACAACCATCCGTAAGGGAGCTTTTGATGCCATTCGCAACATCGTAGAATCCACCGGAAATACTTTCCCAAGTGAAACGGTAACAGACGTTACGACTATTTCAAGTAACGGTGGAACTCCATTGGTTGTCTGTGAAAACAATCAGGTAGTTGGAGTGATCGAATTGCAGGATATCATTAAACCAGGAATTTTGGAACGTTTTGAAAGACTACGCAAAATGGGAGTTAAAACAGTGATGGTAACTGGAGATAATCCGTTGACAGCCAAATTTATTGCTGAAAAGGCGGATGTGGATGACTTCATTGCAGAAGCCAAACCGGAAGATAAAATGGCGTACATCAAAAAAGAACAGGAAAGCGGAAAGCTGGTTGCCATGATGGGAGACGGTACGAATGATGCTCCGGCATTGGCGCAAGCTGACGTGGGCGTAGCAATGAACAGCGGCACGCAGGCAGCAAAAGAGGCCGGAAACATGGTGGACCTGGACAACGATCCGACAAAATTGATCGAGATCGTTGAAATCGGGAAACAACTTCTGATGACACGCGGAACACTGACAACTTTCTCTATCGCAAACGATATCGCAAAATACTTTGCAATTGTCCCTGCCTTGTTTATTGCGGCCATTCCATCTTTGGAGGGCTTGAATATCATGCACCTGCACAGTCCTGAAAGTGCAATCCTTTCAGCGGTGATTTTCAATGCGATCATCATCCCGGCATTAATTCCGCTGGCATTGAAAGGAGTTGCCTATAAGCCAATCGGAGCAAGTGCAATTTTACGTCGCAACCTGCTTATTTACGGATTAGGAGGTGTGATTATTCCTTTCATCGGGATCAAATTACTGGACTTATTTGTTTCACTCTTCATTTAA
- a CDS encoding HAMP domain-containing sensor histidine kinase has translation MKIKTKLTLGVGLLLLLIILLAVVSAGYVLALKEDTNNILVANYNSLDYSRKMLLAIDEEENDKTAEKRFRENLALQNKNITETGEREIMERLNDHVRQMGNNFTVKTQIHQLVRQDLLEIMRLNMSAIQRKSDFANQSTNSALFWIVGTGSACFLIAFILLVQLPRNIARPIKELTESIRQIASRNYKQRVAFESHNEFGDLAKSFNIMAEKLDEYNSTQLAEVLYEKKRIETLINSMNDPVIGLDENNLIMFVNDKAINILGLSKTDLMGKSAQEVALSNDLLRSLIRTSIDSTDKEGKHAAPIRIFVNDKEQYFEKEQVTISITPTGESEKHTIGDVIILRNITSFKELEFAKTNFMATISHELKTPISSIKMSLQLLEKEAGGIVNPEQLQLIHSIKEDSDRLLKITGELLNLSQIETGNIQLVLQSSSPHDMVSHAVEAATKEAERYQVNIQVNEAEKISEIFVDMDKTQWVLINLLVNAIHYSPIGGTVTVSLEQQGTSVRFAVSDKGKGIDPKYTTRIFDRYFQVPGSSKSGSGLGLAICREFIEAQGGTIDVDSQLGEGSTFYFLIEQK, from the coding sequence ATGAAAATAAAAACAAAGCTTACGCTTGGTGTTGGATTACTCCTTTTGCTGATTATTCTGCTTGCAGTTGTTTCCGCAGGATATGTCCTCGCATTGAAAGAAGATACCAACAACATATTGGTTGCCAACTACAACAGTCTGGATTATTCCCGGAAAATGCTTTTGGCAATTGATGAAGAAGAGAATGACAAAACTGCTGAAAAACGTTTTCGTGAAAACCTCGCACTTCAAAACAAGAATATTACAGAAACAGGTGAACGGGAAATCATGGAGCGTTTGAATGACCACGTTCGCCAAATGGGCAACAATTTCACAGTAAAAACCCAGATACATCAGTTGGTTCGGCAGGATTTGTTAGAAATCATGCGGCTCAATATGAGTGCCATTCAGCGTAAAAGCGATTTTGCCAATCAATCTACCAATAGTGCGTTATTCTGGATTGTAGGAACAGGCAGCGCTTGTTTCCTGATCGCATTCATTTTACTGGTTCAATTGCCACGGAATATTGCTCGCCCGATCAAGGAATTGACAGAAAGTATCCGACAAATTGCTTCCAGAAACTATAAGCAGCGTGTTGCCTTTGAAAGTCACAATGAATTCGGTGACCTGGCAAAATCTTTCAATATCATGGCTGAAAAACTGGATGAATACAACAGTACCCAACTGGCGGAAGTCCTTTATGAAAAAAAGCGCATTGAAACCCTTATCAACAGTATGAATGATCCGGTGATTGGATTGGACGAAAACAATCTCATCATGTTTGTGAATGATAAGGCGATTAACATTCTCGGATTATCCAAAACAGATTTAATGGGGAAATCTGCACAGGAAGTTGCGCTGTCTAATGATCTTTTGAGGTCATTGATTCGAACTTCGATAGATTCAACGGACAAAGAAGGAAAACATGCTGCACCCATTCGTATTTTTGTCAATGATAAAGAACAGTATTTCGAAAAAGAGCAGGTTACCATTTCAATCACACCAACCGGAGAAAGCGAAAAACACACCATTGGTGATGTGATTATTCTTCGGAATATTACTTCTTTCAAAGAATTGGAATTTGCCAAAACCAATTTTATGGCAACTATTTCTCATGAATTAAAAACCCCTATCTCGTCGATTAAAATGAGCTTGCAACTCCTTGAAAAAGAAGCTGGAGGAATTGTCAATCCAGAACAGCTGCAACTCATCCACAGTATCAAAGAAGACAGTGACCGACTTTTAAAGATCACAGGCGAACTGTTGAATTTATCCCAAATCGAAACCGGAAATATCCAACTAGTGCTGCAATCTTCTAGTCCACACGACATGGTTTCACATGCGGTTGAAGCCGCAACCAAAGAAGCAGAACGTTATCAGGTAAACATTCAGGTCAATGAAGCTGAAAAAATTTCTGAAATCTTCGTAGATATGGACAAAACACAATGGGTGCTCATCAATTTACTGGTTAATGCGATTCATTATTCACCTATTGGCGGAACTGTTACGGTTAGTTTAGAACAGCAAGGAACGAGTGTGCGATTTGCTGTAAGCGATAAAGGCAAAGGGATTGATCCAAAATACACCACGCGCATATTTGACCGATACTTTCAAGTACCAGGAAGCAGCAAATCAGGAAGTGGGCTGGGATTAGCTATCTGTAGGGAATTTATCGAAGCACAAGGAGGTACGATAGATGTTGATAGTCAGCTAGGAGAAGGTAGTACATTTTACTTTCTGATTGAACAAAAATAA
- the kdpC gene encoding potassium-transporting ATPase subunit KdpC: protein MIKKIISVNIFTFLCMILLSVAYPLLISGIGKLAPGHGKGRTVSYNRKTVGFAQEGQQFTANNYFWGRPSAVNYNGAGSGGSNKGPSNPDYLKEVEARIDTFLLHHPYLDRKAVPAEMVTASGSGLDPHISPKAAEAQIKRVAQATGLKEQQLRSLVEKHTGAPLLNALGPKTINVLELNLALKNLQINKK from the coding sequence ATGATAAAGAAAATTATCTCAGTTAACATCTTCACTTTCTTATGTATGATCCTGCTTTCAGTTGCTTATCCGCTTTTAATTTCAGGAATCGGGAAACTGGCTCCAGGACATGGGAAAGGCAGAACCGTTTCATACAACCGAAAAACCGTTGGTTTCGCACAGGAAGGTCAGCAATTTACAGCGAATAACTATTTCTGGGGAAGACCTTCGGCAGTCAATTATAACGGAGCTGGAAGCGGTGGAAGTAACAAAGGACCTTCTAACCCTGATTATCTGAAAGAAGTAGAAGCTCGTATTGACACTTTCCTTCTGCACCATCCTTACCTGGACAGAAAAGCGGTACCCGCAGAAATGGTAACTGCTTCCGGGAGTGGTTTGGATCCGCACATTTCACCCAAAGCAGCAGAAGCACAGATCAAACGTGTAGCGCAGGCAACTGGGTTGAAAGAGCAGCAACTTCGTTCACTAGTCGAAAAACACACTGGAGCACCTCTTTTAAATGCCCTCGGACCGAAAACAATCAATGTGCTGGAATTGAATCTCGCATTGAAAAATCTTCAAATTAATAAAAAATAA
- the kdpA gene encoding potassium-transporting ATPase subunit KdpA, which translates to MNTELFGVIAMFILTVAIAIPLGRYIGKVYLGEKTLLDPIFNPIERFFFRISGLDGTREMNWEQHIYALLGINLVWFFICFLLLLNQGWLPLNPDHNPSMSPDLAFNTTISFLVNCNLQHYSGETGLSYLSQIGGIMFLQFVTAGTGMAACAMVFNAMRNRQSDQLGNFYNYFIKSCTRVLLPVSFVAAIILVVSGTPMTWEGKETFTTLQGDEQVVSRGPAAAMVAIKQAGTNGGGFFGVNSAHPLENPTYLTNMVENILIVLIPIAMVFALGYYLKRKRMAWMIMGVMTVGFLALFLPSITNEVKGNRAITEMGIDQSSGSMEGKEVRFGAEASAYWGITTTVTSNGSVNAMHDSFTPITGGMAMLGMMANSFYGGVGVGFLNFYIFIILAVFLSGLMVGRTPEFLGKKVEAREVKIAAFIAILHPLLILAGTALSAYFVSHNTQMGYWYDGKASGWLNNPGHHGFSEMLYEYTSSAANNGSGFEGLADNNPFWNMTTGIVMLLSRYLPIIGPLAIAGLLAGKKHIPESAGTLQTDTPIFGVMIFAVIFIIAALSFFPALALGPFAEYFSQIH; encoded by the coding sequence ATGAATACCGAATTATTTGGCGTTATTGCTATGTTCATCCTGACTGTTGCCATTGCTATTCCTTTGGGAAGGTATATCGGAAAGGTTTACTTGGGGGAAAAGACTTTACTCGATCCGATTTTCAATCCGATTGAGCGTTTTTTCTTTCGCATCAGCGGTTTGGACGGAACCCGTGAAATGAACTGGGAACAGCACATTTACGCGCTCCTTGGGATCAACCTAGTTTGGTTCTTCATCTGTTTTTTACTGTTATTGAACCAAGGCTGGTTGCCTCTGAATCCAGACCACAATCCTTCGATGTCTCCCGATCTTGCTTTCAATACCACGATTTCCTTTCTGGTAAATTGCAACTTGCAGCATTATTCAGGCGAAACCGGACTTTCTTATCTCTCACAAATTGGTGGCATTATGTTCCTGCAATTTGTTACAGCCGGAACAGGAATGGCTGCCTGTGCGATGGTTTTCAACGCCATGCGCAACAGGCAAAGCGACCAGCTGGGGAATTTCTACAATTACTTTATAAAAAGCTGTACACGTGTGCTCTTGCCGGTTTCATTTGTTGCTGCAATTATTTTGGTTGTAAGCGGTACGCCAATGACCTGGGAAGGAAAAGAAACCTTTACTACGCTTCAGGGAGATGAACAAGTTGTTTCCCGCGGACCGGCGGCTGCAATGGTGGCCATTAAACAAGCCGGAACAAATGGCGGGGGCTTTTTTGGAGTCAACTCTGCACATCCTTTGGAAAACCCGACTTACCTCACAAACATGGTCGAAAACATCCTGATCGTATTGATTCCAATCGCGATGGTTTTTGCTTTGGGTTATTACCTCAAACGAAAGCGAATGGCGTGGATGATCATGGGAGTAATGACAGTCGGATTCCTGGCTTTGTTCCTACCATCGATTACTAACGAAGTAAAAGGAAACCGGGCAATTACTGAAATGGGAATTGATCAATCCAGTGGAAGCATGGAAGGGAAAGAAGTTCGTTTTGGAGCAGAAGCATCTGCCTATTGGGGAATTACGACCACCGTTACTTCAAATGGTTCCGTGAATGCCATGCACGACAGCTTTACACCGATCACAGGCGGAATGGCAATGCTCGGAATGATGGCTAATTCGTTCTACGGAGGCGTTGGTGTCGGATTCCTGAACTTCTACATCTTTATCATACTTGCTGTCTTCCTTTCCGGATTGATGGTTGGTCGAACACCTGAATTCCTGGGTAAAAAAGTGGAAGCCCGAGAAGTGAAAATTGCAGCTTTCATTGCAATTCTTCATCCTTTACTGATTCTGGCAGGAACTGCACTTTCAGCCTATTTTGTTTCTCACAATACGCAAATGGGATATTGGTATGATGGCAAAGCTTCCGGCTGGTTAAATAATCCAGGACATCACGGCTTTTCGGAAATGTTGTATGAATATACTTCGAGTGCCGCCAATAACGGAAGTGGTTTTGAGGGATTGGCAGATAATAACCCATTTTGGAACATGACCACCGGAATCGTCATGTTGTTAAGCCGTTATTTACCAATCATCGGGCCTTTAGCGATAGCGGGGTTACTTGCCGGTAAAAAACACATTCCCGAAAGTGCAGGAACACTGCAAACGGACACACCAATTTTCGGGGTCATGATCTTCGCGGTGATTTTCATCATTGCAGCATTGTCTTTTTTTCCCGCACTTGCATTAGGACCATTCGCTGAATACTTCAGTCAAATTCATTAG
- a CDS encoding DUF7674 family protein, with product MMRNRNNYRRMNHLAELTKQYVLKGNFKRVNDCFAIAEHQLRTGSSEMKNAVVNGFLFSYSCFMEMNRAALNIPLPELLEKEYVKQVNAFGV from the coding sequence ATGATGCGTAATAGAAACAACTACAGACGAATGAATCATTTGGCTGAATTGACAAAACAGTATGTGTTGAAAGGGAATTTCAAACGGGTGAATGATTGCTTCGCAATCGCTGAACACCAGTTGAGAACCGGGAGCTCAGAAATGAAAAATGCGGTGGTCAATGGGTTCTTATTTTCCTATAGCTGCTTCATGGAAATGAACAGAGCTGCTTTGAACATTCCCCTTCCGGAATTATTGGAGAAAGAGTACGTAAAGCAGGTAAACGCTTTCGGAGTTTAA
- a CDS encoding potassium-transporting ATPase subunit F encodes MTALFILAIAVFIYLGYVLLKPEKF; translated from the coding sequence ATGACAGCTCTATTTATTCTTGCGATAGCCGTATTTATTTACCTCGGTTACGTGCTTCTCAAACCTGAAAAATTCTAA
- a CDS encoding porin, translated as MKKITTCIAIAISLQLAAQKKEEAEKIPFDGIDMTWHNGNDRRDSTIWNTKYFTPVIMVDVNYNYSFNNPIDNTVVGSTALARHNEIQLSSANLGADFNYKGARARIVTQFGTRSTVVPRNDYSPYKGQYELANVYRYLSEAYAGYHFKKWYGINVDAGMFMSYIGLNSYYQNENWEYQASFTSDNTPWFFNGLRVQIFPSKTLKIEPWLINGWQSYGKFNAMPGFGANITWVPNSNVKLLTNDYYGTDAAGLKDRKRFHSDNSLLVRYYNKPTSKGISRMAFSLTADFGFEKGSGVNGLKNGDSVAGPAQYFASAMFYNRIWFGQNKFAWTIGGGVMTNPGRYLVLYPTGQASPLPDPNNPTQTAGAYPFSANPGDQFRGWDVSTNFDWMPNQSITFRAELIHRQSSVPYFAGHGGVTSPTGYSTTPLPSDWRPDLVKSETRLVFAILFRI; from the coding sequence ATGAAAAAAATCACTACGTGTATTGCGATCGCGATCAGTTTACAACTTGCTGCTCAGAAAAAGGAAGAAGCAGAAAAAATTCCCTTCGACGGAATTGACATGACCTGGCATAACGGAAATGACCGCCGGGATTCCACTATCTGGAATACTAAATATTTCACACCAGTTATTATGGTTGATGTGAACTACAATTATTCTTTCAATAACCCAATCGACAATACGGTCGTTGGATCAACAGCATTGGCTCGTCACAATGAAATTCAGTTATCTTCTGCAAATTTGGGAGCAGATTTCAACTATAAAGGTGCGCGTGCGCGAATTGTTACTCAATTCGGAACCAGATCGACAGTCGTTCCGCGAAACGATTACAGTCCCTACAAAGGACAATACGAACTGGCAAATGTCTATCGTTATCTAAGTGAAGCTTATGCAGGGTATCATTTCAAAAAATGGTACGGGATCAATGTAGATGCAGGTATGTTCATGTCTTACATCGGGTTGAACTCTTATTACCAAAATGAGAACTGGGAATACCAGGCTTCTTTTACCTCAGACAACACACCCTGGTTTTTCAACGGTCTGCGTGTTCAGATCTTTCCTTCCAAAACGCTTAAAATTGAGCCTTGGCTGATTAACGGATGGCAGAGTTACGGAAAGTTCAACGCAATGCCTGGATTTGGTGCGAACATTACCTGGGTTCCAAACAGCAATGTTAAGTTATTGACGAATGACTATTACGGTACGGATGCAGCAGGATTGAAAGACCGCAAACGTTTCCACTCAGATAACAGTTTATTGGTAAGATACTATAACAAACCAACTTCAAAAGGAATCAGCCGTATGGCATTCTCTTTAACAGCTGACTTCGGTTTCGAAAAAGGTAGTGGTGTAAATGGATTGAAAAACGGAGACAGCGTTGCGGGTCCTGCTCAATATTTTGCAAGTGCCATGTTCTACAACAGAATCTGGTTCGGGCAAAATAAATTTGCGTGGACCATTGGTGGTGGAGTTATGACGAACCCAGGGCGTTATTTGGTACTTTACCCAACAGGACAAGCTAGTCCGCTTCCTGATCCAAATAATCCGACACAAACTGCCGGAGCTTATCCTTTTAGCGCAAATCCGGGGGATCAGTTCAGAGGTTGGGACGTATCCACCAATTTCGACTGGATGCCTAACCAAAGTATTACCTTCCGTGCAGAATTGATTCACCGTCAGTCTAGTGTTCCATATTTTGCAGGACACGGAGGAGTTACTTCACCAACAGGTTACAGTACAACGCCGCTTCCATCGGATTGGAGACCAGATTTAGTAAAATCTGAAACACGTTTGGTATTCGCAATCTTATTTAGAATATAA